The following coding sequences are from one Methanonatronarchaeum thermophilum window:
- a CDS encoding ribosome assembly factor SBDS: MVSLDDAVTARMESHGTRFEVLVDPDLALALKNGSEVDFDDLLAIDKIFKDASRGDEASDEMMTEVYNTTDPNEIAEKIIKEGDIQLTSEQRKRIQQQKKRKVINKIARNAVNPQQNDAPHPPNRIEKAMEEAGVRIDPFEPVNKQVDIALDAIRPIIPIKFKQKKFAVLIPGKYSGSAYGQMQNFGQIVDEEWQDDGSWVGVIQCPGGIRGELEGLVAEITEGNGEVKAYGD, translated from the coding sequence ATGGTCTCTCTCGATGACGCCGTAACGGCTAGAATGGAAAGCCATGGCACGAGGTTCGAAGTCCTAGTAGACCCAGATTTGGCTTTAGCTCTTAAAAACGGTAGCGAAGTAGATTTTGACGACCTACTCGCTATAGACAAAATATTCAAAGATGCATCGAGAGGGGATGAAGCCTCCGACGAGATGATGACGGAGGTCTATAACACCACCGACCCCAATGAGATCGCAGAGAAAATAATCAAGGAAGGCGACATACAGCTAACAAGCGAACAGAGAAAACGGATACAGCAACAAAAAAAGAGAAAAGTAATCAACAAGATAGCGAGAAACGCAGTAAACCCACAACAAAACGACGCTCCACACCCCCCAAACCGCATAGAAAAAGCAATGGAAGAAGCCGGAGTACGAATAGACCCATTCGAACCAGTAAATAAACAAGTCGACATAGCATTAGACGCAATCAGACCAATAATACCAATCAAATTCAAACAGAAAAAATTCGCAGTACTAATACCAGGCAAATACTCAGGCTCCGCCTACGGCCAGATGCAGAACTTCGGTCAAATCGTGGATGAAGAATGGCAAGACGACGGTTCATGGGTAGGAGTAATCCAATGTCCCGGTGGCATCAGAGGAGAACTCGAAGGCCTGGTAGCAGAAATAACCGAAGGAAATGGAGAAGTAAAGGCATATGGAGATTGA
- the rrp4 gene encoding exosome complex RNA-binding protein Rrp4: MVHRETVIPGEKIGKNLKPGKNTYKEDNNIYSSIYGFKNKRNDTIEVLPIKSKYIPKKGDKVIGIVTDISFNNWFLNINSPYDARLPVSLHPEYIESGDLKQHLKIGDAAIIEIVEVDKELQADANMDGKELKKITKGTITQITPTKVPRVIGKNASMISMLKRETDCQIYVGQNGRIWIDGEKQNIEKVTKAIQMIEQEAHKSGLTNKIKTYLKNQK, translated from the coding sequence ATGGTACATCGAGAAACCGTAATCCCCGGAGAAAAAATAGGAAAAAACCTAAAACCCGGAAAAAACACATATAAAGAAGATAACAACATATACTCAAGCATATATGGATTCAAAAACAAAAGAAACGACACAATAGAAGTATTACCAATCAAATCCAAATACATCCCCAAAAAAGGAGACAAAGTCATAGGAATAGTAACAGACATAAGCTTCAACAACTGGTTCCTAAACATAAACTCCCCCTACGACGCAAGACTACCAGTATCACTACACCCAGAATACATAGAGTCAGGAGACCTCAAACAACACCTAAAGATCGGTGACGCAGCAATAATCGAAATCGTCGAAGTAGACAAAGAACTACAAGCAGACGCAAACATGGACGGAAAAGAACTCAAAAAAATAACAAAAGGAACAATAACACAGATAACACCAACAAAAGTACCCAGAGTAATAGGCAAAAACGCCTCAATGATATCAATGCTAAAAAGAGAAACAGACTGCCAGATCTACGTAGGACAAAACGGAAGAATATGGATAGACGGAGAAAAACAAAACATAGAGAAAGTCACAAAAGCAATCCAGATGATAGAACAAGAAGCACACAAATCAGGACTAACAAACAAAATAAAAACATACCTAAAAAACCAAAAATAA
- the rrp41 gene encoding exosome complex exonuclease Rrp41, whose translation MKTKQKPERFIDEEGKRVDGRRPDEIRPIHIESGVLNRADGSCYIELGDNKIMTAVYGPREVHPRHLAEPDRAIVRYKYNMASFSVSERKRPGPGRRDREISKVSKEALESAIFLEKYPNSVIDVFVEIIESAAGTRATSLTAASVACADAGIPMRDLIASCASGKVDDTIVLDVNEVEDNYGQADLPIAIMPKTEEITLLQMDGNLTRNEFEKAIKLAKKGCHQLYEKQKQALKNKYGGN comes from the coding sequence ATGAAAACAAAACAAAAACCAGAACGTTTTATTGATGAAGAAGGTAAGCGAGTTGATGGTAGGAGGCCTGACGAAATCAGGCCAATACACATAGAAAGCGGTGTATTAAACCGCGCAGACGGTTCATGCTACATAGAGCTAGGAGACAACAAAATAATGACCGCAGTATACGGTCCAAGAGAAGTCCACCCAAGACACCTAGCAGAACCCGACCGAGCAATAGTACGATACAAATACAACATGGCCTCATTCTCCGTATCAGAAAGAAAAAGACCCGGACCCGGAAGACGAGACAGAGAGATATCCAAAGTCAGCAAAGAAGCACTAGAATCAGCCATATTCCTAGAAAAATACCCCAACTCAGTAATAGACGTATTCGTAGAAATAATCGAATCAGCAGCAGGAACAAGAGCAACATCACTAACAGCAGCATCAGTAGCCTGTGCAGACGCAGGAATACCAATGCGAGACCTAATAGCCAGCTGCGCATCAGGAAAAGTCGACGACACAATAGTACTCGACGTAAACGAGGTCGAAGACAACTACGGACAAGCAGACCTCCCAATAGCAATAATGCCAAAAACCGAAGAAATAACACTACTACAGATGGACGGAAACCTAACAAGAAACGAATTCGAAAAAGCAATAAAACTAGCAAAAAAAGGATGCCACCAACTATACGAAAAACAAAAACAAGCCCTAAAAAACAAATACGGAGGAAACTAA
- the rrp42 gene encoding exosome complex protein Rrp42, which yields MEEELIAEIQREHITEMIRRGQRQDGRNLNEERDIQIETNLIKKAEGSARVKLGETEVVVGIKMETGDPFPDTPNQGVLITNAELNALASPTFEPGPPGEYATEIARVVDRGIRESQAIDFTKLSITEGEKVWMIFVDIHVLDHDGNLFDVSNIAAISALLTTDIPYEKYEVEPGTNEIDIKTIPVSKTYLKCGNEILLDPTHNEEMIGTTRLTTITNSENEIVGMQKGQSGTWTEQEIYNIVDKSIEKAQKTRKIIKNNITKR from the coding sequence ATGGAAGAAGAACTAATCGCAGAAATACAAAGAGAACACATAACAGAAATGATAAGACGAGGCCAAAGACAAGACGGCCGAAACCTCAACGAAGAAAGAGACATCCAAATAGAAACCAACCTAATCAAAAAAGCCGAAGGATCAGCAAGAGTCAAACTCGGAGAAACCGAAGTCGTAGTCGGAATCAAAATGGAAACCGGCGACCCATTCCCAGACACACCAAACCAAGGCGTCCTAATAACAAACGCAGAACTAAACGCACTAGCATCACCAACATTCGAACCAGGCCCACCAGGAGAATACGCAACAGAAATCGCCCGAGTCGTAGACAGAGGAATACGAGAATCACAAGCAATAGACTTCACAAAACTCAGCATAACAGAAGGCGAGAAAGTCTGGATGATATTCGTCGACATACACGTACTAGACCACGACGGAAACCTATTCGACGTATCCAACATAGCAGCAATATCAGCCCTACTAACAACAGACATACCATACGAAAAATACGAAGTAGAACCAGGAACAAACGAAATAGACATAAAAACAATACCAGTAAGCAAAACATACCTCAAATGCGGAAACGAAATCCTACTCGACCCAACACACAACGAAGAAATGATAGGAACAACAAGACTAACAACAATAACAAACTCAGAAAACGAAATAGTAGGAATGCAAAAAGGCCAATCAGGAACATGGACCGAACAAGAAATATACAACATAGTAGACAAAAGCATAGAAAAAGCACAAAAAACACGAAAAATAATAAAAAACAACATAACAAAAAGGTGA